The DNA sequence AAACAAGATGAAGGGGGAAGCAAGACGAAGCTGGGCAAGGAAGATGAacttgaagaaaaaaaaaaaaaaaaaaaaaatttagaaatcGGTACAGAGGATAATCCGGGTGAACAGCGTAACGGGAGCAGCACTGATGAGGCTCATCACAGGGGTAATACCAACAACGATAGAGGCAATACCAACAATGATAGAGGCAATGACAACAACGATAGAGGCAATGATAACAACGATAGAGGCAATGATAACAACGATAGAGACAATACCAACAACGATAGAGACAATACCAACAACGATAGAGACAATACCAACAATGATAGAGGCAATGATAACAACGATAGAGGCAATGATAACAACGATAGAGGCAATGATAACAACGATAGAGGCAATGATAACAACGATAGAGGCAATGATAACAACGATAGAGGCAATACAAACAAGGATGACGGCCATGGTGGAGCATATACCAGTAGCAACAATGTCGAGCGGGCGTACAACCTCGAAGTATTCGTCAAGGAAAACAAAGGCGCGTTTATTGAATACATAGATAAGGTAAAAATGGTCCAGATGGAGCATATCATTATAAATAACAGTGTGAAAGATAACTCGATGCACATAAAGATTGTGCCATATGTTGAAGatgtagtaaaaaaaataaaagaaattaatcTGTTTCAGTGGAATAAGACAGAGAATATTTGGATagtgaaaaaaacaaattttaaaaatttttatataaatgtaataaagcACTttgattttaaaatatgctcATACTATGACTACTACAAAATGGTAAGACAAAAACTTCTTGAGGAGAATGTAAAGTTAAGCAGATACAATGTTAACATGAGTAATAGTATTAACAGCAGTGGAATGACAAATATTGagcatacaaataaaaaaaaaattatgaaaaggaaaaaggacaTGATGAATGAAATAAGACAAAgtgaaaaatattgtaaacaTAGAATGTGTTATGAAAATACTGATTCTTCCTACTCAGATGAGTTATCACACAATGTTGATTCAAGTTATTATGAAGGAAGAGAACAAGTAAATAAAATCAAATTAATAGGTGCAGcgaataattattataaagatattatatacaacaaattaaataaggTAAAAAATTTGAGACCTCCTAATTATACTTATGATCCTAAGGGTTTGATAACAAAAAATGGAGCAGGAACTAAAGGAATTGAAATTTTTGACATGCCTAGTGATATTAACGAATGGAATAAGATAAGCTTTTGTATAGTACCAAAtgaaaaacaatatattgaCTTATATGatccaaaaatattatgtagcTTAGTTAGTGATGTTTATTTACTTAAAGAAACAGCTAtagatataattttaaaaaggtatAATAAATGGCCAGAATATAGTGATGTGTTTTGGAATTCTATATGTGCTGAATACGAATTTGTTgtttgtaataaaaattttaataccaGACAGAAATTAGCTCATGATagattatttaataaacaatttttttatatatttaacatggAGAGTGTAAAACAATCAAATTATTATGATGCTTTATTTTTGTGCAAAACGTTAATTACTCTAGGAGAAGGAAAATTAGTAAGTAACCCTTTGGAAGCAGAGTACATCATCATATCGAATTGCAATGATCACAGtgctattaatttttataattctctACAGGAAggggaagaagaaaaagtgaaagaaaaagaaaagaaaaaaaaaaaaaaaaaacttccCCTATTTGTTACTcccaattttatttatgactGCATTTTGAACTATTCCATATCCTATCCTTCTAAAAGCAAAAACCACTTTTCTTTTGTGTAAAAAAGGTTTTAATCGTGTTTCCCAAcgtgtgtgtgtgtgcaAAGAAAATCGTAATGTGGACATAATGTTCTGCGTTGCACTCTTTTTGTGAATACCCACCCCGGAGCgtgtaatatacatatagtaTAAGGACACGTTAACGTgtatattgatatatttttatgaaactTTTGCTTTAAATGGGGGAAACAGGTATGGCTTTGTTTCACTGAGGCTTAGCTGCAcgtttgtataatttttttttttttttatgtagttGCACTCTTGTTGCTCTTCCCCATGGGGGGTAGGGGTTAAATAATCATTTGTCACTTGGAAAAAACAATAACTGTTAAGTCGTGCTGTGCAACCATTCACAATTAGAAcactctatttttttttttttttaaatgccCAAAAGATGATAGctcatatattacattttacaaaaaaaaaaaaaagaataaaaaaataaattgagcactgtgcaaaaatatatgaacaggtaaggtttttttttgaatttttttttttttttttgtaaagcttatatttttttggcTAGCTAATTCAGGCTCGTACacattacaaaaaaaaaaaaaaaaaaaaaaaatgtagaaaaaaatgtagaaaaaacATTTAGCTAAACATTAAATATAGATATTAATTGCGGAAATTAAAGAGACATACCGGGAATAAtcaattataattttgtaagaGCAAAAAGGTGGTACTTGTAATGTACTTGATATGCGAATTTTTCGTTAGGCGGAGTGCACATACGCAGGAAGGCGGCATCCTTCCCCTTAGggtgtaataataaataaaataaaaaataaaccaTAATTATAACGGCAACTACAGCCGTAACTACAGCAACAACTACAGCCGCAACTACAACTAGCTCTACCAGTACAATATGCCGCTTTCAATGGATCTCAGAATTTCCCTGCAGCATGCGATTTCGTCTTCATAACTGAAGGAGTAGAGTTTTATTAAACAATCATCCTTTTCCATgtgttttattaaaagacGCTTTTTATATGTGCTGTTTGAAAAACACATTTCTTccaaaaaagatatattgcCCATTTGAGAACATTTAGcatttatttgattttttaaattattaattatgtataGTTTATTCCTTTCTACATATTCATAACGTTTATGtgcctcttttttttcccctttttcataggtattattatttagcTTGTTATTACTTTCATTTGGGTTtgaaattttgttttgtctTTTTCTTTCAGCATGTGTATTAATACAGTCCTTAGATAATCCTGCATTAGGTACACTTGGCATACCTGCCACGCTTGTGGTATTTTGACATTTCTGATGAGCATAATATAGTTGGTTTTGCTTCGAACACGGGTTTATTCCTTTTCCTTTGCACTTTTCTAAGGcagaatatttttcttgttcCCTTCCCTGTTCCTGAACGAATGTTTCGTCCCTTTTCTCTGATGGTACATCATTTACTAGActtaaattgaaaaaattggACTTggcaattttatttttcccttttaaaatcaaatatatttctctAGAAGCATATGCATCAATGGCAGCATAGAGTATTTGTTCTTCCTTTAGATGACCACTTAACCAATTGGACAATCTGAAATATTTGTTcaggtatttttttaagtatatttttactaaagATTGCAAAGATGGGGGGTATATAAAATTCTCTATAGAATAGTTATATAAATCgaacacattttttatttcaatattGCACGATAGAAACATATCTTTATCGTTTTTAATATCATGACATAcctttataattttgttgttTTCCAAAATATCTTTAACGGATGTCGGTATTCTTCCGTTTaacttattaatattaaaaacaaagCACACATCCTTCGAGCTTAGTTGAATTAGGCATAGCCTTTTACCCTCTGCGCCCGCACTTGGTGCTGCAGCGATCTTactatcatttttaatactgCCTCTGCCATTACCACCATCACCGCTACACCTTTTGCCGCTTCTACCCCCCTTAACGTTCGTTTTTTGTCCCAAGATATCACTCAGCACGGAGGATATACTAGATCTTCTATCATTCAAACTTTTTTCcctataattttcaaaaaatgaattactTGTTCGCtcttttgttcttttatttaatatattatcactACTAAGTAGTACCTTTGTACCACCTAGAATTCCCTTACTATTAcgtaaattattatttagcaAAAAGTGTTTTCCCCTTTGAAAATTGTTCGAAAGTTTTTTACTCACATCAATGACGTATTCCGTATCAAACCCAATGATATCagttttgaaatattttaaaatattcttttcataCTTGGTAATATTCTCTTCATtgacataaataataatgccTGAGTAATTTAACTGATTCAAGGAAGGGACTTGATGTCCTTGTAGTAAATCTCCTGAACAAGTCATAAACAAGCTTTTAAAGCTGCTTCGCATTTTCTTCTAGCACAAAATTGTTGCCTTGTTTTAAAGGGGAGAAGACGGAAACATTACGCTGGAGTGGTCAGTAACGTGTGTCgattagatatatatacgtacacatgtacgtatgtgcatatgtatgtaagaatgatcgcatatatgtatgtacgtacgtatgtttgcacgtatgtatatatttatatatgcatatggtATCCACTAATTAACATATGAATGCTGCAGTCGCTTGTGTAGGAAACTAACGACGAAAGAAAAACCTGCGTTGCATACACTCACCAGAACGTATCGCTTTGCTGAAGGAACAATAAGGGATCAAGCAAAAGCATAGCGAAATTTTTAGTAAAACACGAATGTTCTATGGAAAACTTTGTGCACATATTGAACAgagtatatttaatatttctatatttttattttttttcacttttccatttctttattttttcacttttccatttctttattttttcactttaaaatttttttacatttttattttattattttattttattatttttctctttggTTTCGCCTTCCTTTTTTACGTTTCTAATATTCTATCTTCCGTTTATTTATGAGAAAGtgggaaaaggaaaatagatgaaaaaaagcgtaaaaatatttgccAGATATAGCCATGAACATGCATGCGTAAAGTTGTTCAAACGATTCTTGAGCTGCATTTTGATGGTTATCTGGACATGGAGGACATAAAGAAGCAATGCAAAGAAAGATACAAAAAGGGGTATAACTTGTTAGTACCATTCATGTAGTGTGAGCTGCTGCTGCGTCATTTTCAACGAAACATTCTATTGCAAGGGAATAGCATTTGTatgctcatatatatatatatatatgtatatacgtgtatatgcatatgtgcatatatgaaCACAAACGCATGAGTTCTCttgatattaataattaaagatGCTCCAAATGTATGCATacgttatatataaatacatacatgagTGCCACCGTCCTTCACGCGAATGTTAACCATTGCGCATAATTTTTCTGTTTAATTTTACTGCTATTTTATTACTGTTTTATGACtgttttattactattttattttacttattttagtttatttatttaagtttatttatttattttttagatcAACCTTCTGATACCTCGTTTAacgttttgttttgttttgctcTACTttgctttaattttttttttttttttttttttttatcacaaTACGCGGACGCGTAAAAAACTTCATTTTGCAtgaacatgtacatgtaaaaaGGCATACGTTTATTCCTGCGCATATTTTACTCGCACACACTTCACGTAAACAATTTAGCGCGAATGCGTTCAATATAAGTACGCTCACAATAGGTATATTTATCTTAAATAGGTTTAGTAAAACACGTTTTAGTAAACATGTTTCA is a window from the Plasmodium malariae genome assembly, chromosome: 2 genome containing:
- the PmUG01_02017700 gene encoding conserved Plasmodium protein, unknown function, producing the protein MSNSSPPDVLARYYAEEENKGYLRMHYFKKIDMEKMEKDLQKLNKVFQNDDIFLDIYINEKEKNNFDFFLNNMIGGMSDINYLEKWSNIELSNIYNYILYDNKYCSDVVSNKKGYLILKLKYTNENKIITSYFKMNCRNVKWENEKKVWHIPLFYIFEMCKLTIYLGGMVSDTVLYYLCKLFNHFSSIKHVTNVKMNELSTKDIKDDRKSDKQQQTMKGNLTLLNDNAAKVEKQDEGGSKTKLGKEDELEEKKKKKKNLEIGTEDNPGEQRNGSSTDEAHHRGNTNNDRGNTNNDRGNDNNDRGNDNNDRGNDNNDRDNTNNDRDNTNNDRDNTNNDRGNDNNDRGNDNNDRGNDNNDRGNDNNDRGNDNNDRGNTNKDDGHGGAYTSSNNVERAYNLEVFVKENKGAFIEYIDKVKMVQMEHIIINNSVKDNSMHIKIVPYVEDVVKKIKEINLFQWNKTENIWIVKKTNFKNFYINVIKHFDFKICSYYDYYKMVRQKLLEENVKLSRYNVNMSNSINSSGMTNIEHTNKKKIMKRKKDMMNEIRQSEKYCKHRMCYENTDSSYSDELSHNVDSSYYEGREQVNKIKLIGAANNYYKDIIYNKLNKVKNLRPPNYTYDPKGLITKNGAGTKGIEIFDMPSDINEWNKISFCIVPNEKQYIDLYDPKILCSLVSDVYLLKETAIDIILKRYNKWPEYSDVFWNSICAEYEFVVCNKNFNTRQKLAHDRLFNKQFFYIFNMESVKQSNYYDALFLCKTLITLGEGKLVSNPLEAEYIIISNCNDHSAINFYNSLQEGEEEKVKEKEKKKKKKKLPLFVTPNFIYDCILNYSISYPSKSKNHFSFV
- the PmUG01_02017800 gene encoding DNA binding protein, putative, encoding MRSSFKSLFMTCSGDLLQGHQVPSLNQLNYSGIIIYVNEENITKYEKNILKYFKTDIIGFDTEYVIDVSKKLSNNFQRGKHFLLNNNLRNSKGILGGTKVLLSSDNILNKRTKERTSNSFFENYREKSLNDRRSSISSVLSDILGQKTNVKGGRSGKRCSGDGGNGRGSIKNDSKIAAAPSAGAEGKRLCLIQLSSKDVCFVFNINKLNGRIPTSVKDILENNKIIKVCHDIKNDKDMFLSCNIEIKNVFDLYNYSIENFIYPPSLQSLVKIYLKKYLNKYFRLSNWLSGHLKEEQILYAAIDAYASREIYLILKGKNKIAKSNFFNLSLVNDVPSEKRDETFVQEQGREQEKYSALEKCKGKGINPCSKQNQLYYAHQKCQNTTSVAGMPSVPNAGLSKDCINTHAERKRQNKISNPNESNNKLNNNTYEKGEKKEAHKRYEYVERNKLYIINNLKNQINAKCSQMGNISFLEEMCFSNSTYKKRLLIKHMEKDDCLIKLYSFSYEDEIACCREILRSIESGILYW